In Triticum urartu cultivar G1812 chromosome 6, Tu2.1, whole genome shotgun sequence, the following proteins share a genomic window:
- the LOC125512748 gene encoding uncharacterized protein LOC125512748 yields the protein MCSMLCRYQTIIKQGQAVGIHVDLRFIAPGYDVRAIMADASENCGKDIMKEFSKHITGQLWRAEAMMLLNAIFAGVIVGIGAFGHRYRHYGFTRYLLLGQPPCSYPSYLMSSPHMAPRVMRLISLPNVNW from the exons ATGTGCTCCATGCTCTGCAGATATCAAACAATAATCAAACAAGGCCAGGCGGTCGGTATCCACGTCGATCTCCGCTTCATCGCCCCTGGCTACGACGTACGAG CGATCATGGCGGATGCTTCTGAGAACTGCGGCAAGGACATCATGAAAGAGTTCTCCAAGCACATAACAGGGCAGCTGTGGCGAGCGGAGGCGATGATGCTCCTCAACGCCATCTTCGCAGGAGTCATAGTTGGAATAGGCGCCTTTGGCCATCGTTATCGCCACTATGGCTTCACCCGCTATCTCTTGCTGGGGCAACCACCTTGTTCCTACCCATCATATCTTATGTCCTCTCCACACATGGCTCCACGGGTGATGCGTTTGATATCGTTACCGAACGTGAATTGGTAG